One Microbacterium esteraromaticum genomic window carries:
- a CDS encoding UDP-N-acetylmuramoyl-tripeptide--D-alanyl-D-alanine ligase: MIALSLAEIAEILNGELRLHAADTADTVVDGVVDTDSRQMTAGSIFVAKPGEVTDGHHFVAAAAAAGAVLAIVERPVEAELTQIVVADAVAALADLAREVVARVRAAGDLRIVGITGSNGKTTTKNFLARILSDEGETVAPVRSYNNEVGAPLTMLRVTPSTRYLVSEFGAAGAGSIARLAGLVTPDVSVVLMVGLAHAGGFGGIEETAKAKSELVSAARTDGTAVLNVDDPRVWAMRRIAEERGMSVVGFGQHPDAEVRADRIEVASDGTSAVISADGEETPLRLQVLGAHHVHNALAAISAARVLGVPVRASISRLETVEIAERWRMQPMGSDRVRIINDAYNASPDSMAAALRTLAQIVAPGERTVAVLGAMSELGETAGEEHDRIGLLAVRLNIQRIVVVGADARRLYLAAVGEGSWDGEAVHLPDQDAAFEYLTHELRDGDRVLVKSSNSAGLRHLGDRLGESFS; the protein is encoded by the coding sequence ATGATCGCCCTTTCGCTCGCCGAGATCGCCGAGATCCTGAACGGTGAGCTGCGCCTGCACGCAGCCGACACGGCCGACACCGTCGTCGACGGCGTCGTCGACACCGACTCGCGCCAGATGACAGCCGGCTCGATCTTCGTGGCGAAGCCCGGTGAGGTGACCGACGGTCACCACTTCGTCGCCGCAGCCGCCGCCGCCGGGGCGGTGCTGGCCATCGTCGAGCGGCCGGTCGAGGCCGAGCTCACCCAGATCGTCGTCGCCGACGCGGTCGCCGCTCTGGCCGACCTCGCGCGCGAGGTCGTCGCGCGCGTGCGCGCGGCAGGAGACCTCCGGATCGTCGGCATCACCGGCTCGAACGGCAAGACCACCACCAAGAACTTCCTGGCGCGCATCCTGTCGGATGAGGGCGAGACGGTCGCGCCTGTCCGCTCGTACAACAACGAGGTGGGCGCACCGCTGACGATGCTGCGGGTCACACCGAGCACCCGGTATCTGGTGAGCGAGTTCGGTGCTGCAGGCGCAGGCAGCATCGCCCGCCTGGCCGGACTGGTCACCCCCGACGTCTCCGTCGTGCTCATGGTCGGACTCGCCCACGCAGGAGGGTTCGGCGGCATCGAGGAGACGGCGAAGGCGAAGTCCGAGCTGGTCAGCGCCGCGCGGACCGACGGCACGGCGGTGCTGAACGTGGACGACCCGCGCGTGTGGGCGATGCGCCGCATCGCCGAGGAGCGCGGGATGTCGGTGGTGGGCTTCGGCCAGCATCCGGATGCCGAGGTCAGGGCCGACCGCATCGAGGTCGCATCCGACGGCACGAGCGCCGTCATCAGCGCCGACGGCGAGGAGACCCCGCTGCGTCTGCAGGTGCTCGGCGCACATCACGTGCACAACGCCCTCGCCGCGATCTCCGCCGCCCGTGTGCTCGGTGTGCCGGTGCGCGCGTCGATCAGTCGTCTCGAGACCGTCGAGATCGCCGAGCGCTGGCGCATGCAGCCGATGGGATCCGACCGCGTCCGCATCATCAACGACGCCTACAACGCCAGTCCCGACTCGATGGCCGCGGCCCTGCGCACCCTCGCTCAGATCGTCGCGCCCGGGGAGCGCACCGTCGCGGTGCTCGGTGCGATGAGCGAGCTGGGGGAGACCGCAGGCGAGGAGCACGACCGGATCGGACTGCTCGCCGTGCGCCTGAACATCCAGCGCATCGTCGTCGTCGGCGCCGATGCGCGGCGTCTGTACCTGGCCGCGGTCGGCGAGGGCTCGTGGGACGGCGAGGCCGTGCACCTGCCCGACCAGGATGCCGCGTTCGAGTACCTCACGCACGAGCTGCGTGACGGCGACAGGGTGCTCGTGAAGTCGTCCAACTCCGCGGGGCTCCGGCATCTCGGCGATCGTCTGGGAGAATCGTTCTCGTGA
- the mraY gene encoding phospho-N-acetylmuramoyl-pentapeptide-transferase, with amino-acid sequence MRSLLMATAISLAFSLFLTPVFLKVFRRIGWGQVIRTPEDIANPSHEAKRGTPTMGGVIFIVGTVIGYFAGSFFGGTTPALSAILVLWLMVGFGIVGFIDDYMKIRSQRSLGLSGWRKIVGQLLVLVPFGIVALNFPNRLGQYPASGYVSLFRDIPWLNLFAFGAVLGWILYLIWVSVIGVATSNSVNLTDGLDGLAAGAGVVVVGAYSLIAFWQFKQSCVGSLLAQAGCYEVREPLNLATVAAAFAGGLVGFLWWNAPKAKVFMGDVGSMAIGGVVTAMAILTRTELLLLVIAGIFVLSSGSVILQRLYFKVTRGKRLFLMSPFHHHLEMRGWAEVTIVVRLWIIAGLLAVSAVGLFYVDWLIQA; translated from the coding sequence GTGAGGTCCTTGCTTATGGCGACGGCGATTTCGCTCGCCTTCTCGCTCTTCCTGACCCCGGTCTTCCTCAAGGTGTTCCGCCGGATCGGCTGGGGGCAGGTCATCCGCACCCCGGAGGACATCGCCAACCCGAGCCACGAGGCCAAGCGCGGCACGCCCACCATGGGCGGCGTCATCTTCATCGTCGGAACGGTGATCGGCTACTTCGCCGGAAGCTTCTTCGGCGGCACGACACCGGCGCTCAGCGCGATCCTCGTGCTCTGGCTGATGGTCGGCTTCGGCATCGTCGGCTTCATCGACGACTACATGAAGATCCGCAGCCAGCGCAGCCTCGGGCTCTCCGGCTGGCGCAAGATCGTGGGGCAGCTGCTCGTGCTCGTGCCGTTCGGCATCGTCGCACTGAACTTCCCGAACCGCCTCGGCCAGTACCCGGCCAGCGGCTACGTGTCGCTGTTCCGCGACATCCCGTGGCTCAACCTCTTCGCCTTCGGTGCGGTGCTCGGCTGGATCCTCTATCTGATCTGGGTCTCGGTGATCGGCGTGGCGACGTCGAACAGCGTGAACCTGACCGACGGGCTCGACGGTCTCGCCGCCGGAGCCGGCGTGGTGGTCGTGGGCGCGTACAGCCTCATCGCGTTCTGGCAGTTCAAGCAGTCCTGCGTGGGATCGCTGCTGGCTCAGGCAGGATGCTACGAGGTGCGCGAACCCCTGAACCTGGCGACCGTGGCGGCGGCCTTCGCCGGCGGCCTGGTCGGGTTCCTGTGGTGGAACGCGCCCAAGGCCAAGGTGTTCATGGGCGATGTCGGCTCGATGGCGATCGGCGGCGTCGTGACGGCCATGGCGATCCTGACCCGCACCGAGCTGCTGCTGCTCGTGATCGCCGGCATCTTCGTGCTCTCCTCCGGCTCTGTCATCCTGCAGAGGCTGTACTTCAAGGTGACCCGCGGCAAACGGCTCTTCCTGATGAGCCCGTTCCATCATCACCTCGAGATGCGCGGCTGGGCCGAGGTGACGATCGTCGTGCGGCTCTGGATCATCGCCGGTCTCCTCGCGGTGTCGGCCGTCGGGCTCTTCTACGTCGACTGGCTGATTCAGGCATGA
- a CDS encoding peptidoglycan D,D-transpeptidase FtsI family protein, with amino-acid sequence MTTRATRSQRRRTVAALAVILAVLGAFVFRLVDIQMVHADDHVAEGVNTGNLGSTQVIAGARGDITDSDGTVLASSVLVYDAQLSPLLIREFEEEPNPKKKPKLSWDEASERIARIAGLDVDELRESVSKKLAQDPNSQYLVLANGLSTEQYLQLRELKTEDGLAYIAMKPRSVRVYPNGAVAGTALGFLDGSGKAQYGIERIEDSCLAAKNGEMTYLRGQGGVKIPGSEQITPATDGGTVQLTINSDLNWYLQQMIAEEAQKQGAQAGSVTVVEVKTGKIRAMAEYPAVDPNDIDSVDPKYWKSQVFSDAYEPGSTFKPITAAAVLDQGAATPLTTVTAPSREHFPNGAEVNDPFSHPVYQYTFAGALIDSSNVSLSKFGTMIAPETRYDYLQKFGVGARTAVGFPAEQSGQITDLEKWRGQTLYTTTFGQAFTVTPAQIAGAYQALGNGGKRLDLSLVESCTMPDGTVVEADRPEATQVVSEDTAAQVRRMLENVAVQGGLAKTVAVPGYRIGMKTGTAQKPNLDKPGYKKGVYFTNMAGIAPIEDPQYVVLVTLDEPTKIRNSAATAVAFQKAMTQVLKTYRVAPSSQPMDELLPKFD; translated from the coding sequence AGCGCCGACGCACCGTCGCCGCCCTCGCCGTGATCCTCGCGGTGCTCGGGGCGTTCGTGTTCCGGCTCGTCGACATCCAGATGGTCCACGCGGACGATCACGTGGCCGAGGGCGTGAACACCGGCAACCTCGGATCGACGCAGGTCATCGCCGGCGCGCGCGGCGACATCACCGACTCGGACGGCACCGTGCTCGCCTCGAGCGTTCTCGTCTACGACGCGCAGCTCTCTCCGCTGCTCATCCGCGAGTTCGAGGAGGAGCCCAATCCGAAGAAGAAGCCGAAGCTCAGCTGGGACGAGGCCAGTGAGCGCATCGCGCGCATCGCCGGTCTCGATGTCGACGAGCTGCGCGAGAGCGTCTCGAAGAAGCTCGCGCAGGATCCGAACTCCCAGTACCTCGTGCTCGCCAACGGCCTCAGCACCGAGCAGTACCTGCAGCTGCGCGAGCTGAAGACCGAAGACGGGCTCGCCTACATCGCTATGAAGCCGCGCTCCGTGCGCGTCTACCCGAACGGCGCGGTCGCGGGGACGGCGCTCGGCTTCCTCGACGGGTCGGGCAAAGCTCAGTACGGCATCGAGCGCATCGAGGACTCGTGCCTCGCCGCGAAGAACGGCGAGATGACGTACCTCCGCGGTCAGGGCGGCGTGAAGATCCCGGGCAGCGAGCAGATCACGCCCGCGACCGACGGCGGCACCGTGCAGCTGACGATCAACAGCGACCTGAACTGGTACCTGCAGCAGATGATCGCCGAGGAGGCGCAGAAGCAGGGTGCGCAGGCCGGCTCGGTCACCGTCGTGGAGGTGAAGACGGGGAAGATCCGGGCCATGGCGGAATACCCCGCCGTCGACCCCAACGACATCGACTCCGTCGACCCCAAATACTGGAAGTCCCAGGTGTTCTCGGACGCCTACGAGCCCGGCTCGACCTTCAAGCCCATCACGGCCGCGGCGGTGCTCGACCAGGGGGCGGCCACCCCGCTGACAACGGTGACCGCGCCGTCGCGCGAGCACTTCCCGAACGGCGCGGAGGTCAACGACCCGTTCTCCCACCCCGTGTACCAGTACACCTTCGCCGGCGCGCTGATCGACTCCTCGAATGTCTCGCTGTCGAAGTTCGGCACGATGATCGCGCCCGAGACGCGCTACGACTACCTGCAGAAGTTCGGGGTCGGAGCACGCACCGCGGTGGGCTTCCCCGCAGAACAGTCCGGCCAGATCACCGACCTCGAGAAGTGGCGAGGTCAGACCCTCTACACCACCACGTTCGGGCAGGCGTTCACCGTCACCCCCGCTCAGATCGCCGGTGCGTACCAGGCGCTCGGCAACGGGGGAAAGAGGCTCGACCTCTCGCTCGTCGAGTCGTGCACGATGCCCGACGGCACCGTCGTCGAGGCCGACCGGCCGGAGGCGACCCAGGTGGTCAGCGAGGACACCGCGGCGCAGGTCCGACGGATGCTCGAGAACGTCGCCGTCCAGGGCGGCCTCGCCAAGACGGTCGCCGTGCCCGGCTACCGGATCGGCATGAAGACCGGAACCGCGCAGAAGCCCAACCTCGACAAGCCCGGATACAAGAAGGGCGTCTACTTCACCAACATGGCGGGCATCGCGCCCATCGAGGATCCGCAGTACGTCGTCCTGGTCACCCTCGACGAGCCGACTAAGATTAGGAACTCCGCGGCCACCGCCGTCGCGTTCCAGAAGGCGATGACGCAGGTGCTCAAGACCTACCGCGTCGCCCCCTCTTCGCAGCCCATGGATGAGCTGCTCCCGAAGTTCGACTAG